CCACACGGTGACTGCAATTCCGACGGCCCAGAGCGCGCCAGGGGCAGCGAGCACAACGAACGCGGCTGTCGCGATGACGACAGGCGCGAGCATCGACAGCTGCTTGAAGGCGCGGTCGACAACGAGGCCGATCACGAAGTTGCCGATGAAGCCGCCAGCGCCGAACATCGCGAGCAGCATGACGATTGTTGCGGGCGTGAGCGGGGCTCCTGTCGCGTCGGTGACCCGCTCAAGCGCGAGCCTGATGTAGGTGTAGGCGGCGAAATGGCCGAGCACAACGAGCACGTGTCCACCGAGCCCGAGTGAGACGCCGGGCACTCGAAGCGCCCGCCCGAGCGCGGCGAACCCGCCCGACTTCATCGCCGGAATGCGGGGAAGCGTCGCGCGCAGGGAAACGGCGAGGAGTAGCATCGCCGCCCCGATGATCGCGAACACTACGCGCCAGTCGAATGCGTTGGAAAGCATGACGCCAGCAGGCACGCCCGCAACTGTCGCGAGCGAGACGCCGCCCGAGGTGAACATGAGCGCCCGCCCGAGTCGCGCGGGGCCAACGAGGCTTGATGCGGCGCTGATCGACATTGACCAGAACGTCGACAGCGCCGCGCCAAGCATGAATCGCGCGACGAGGATGAGCCAGAACGACGGCGCAAGTGCGACGAGCGCATTTGACGCGGCTCCGAGCAGCGCCATCCAGATGAGGAGGGATCGCCTGTCAATCCTCGGGAAGAGGCTGCCGACGACGAGCGCCGTGATGAGGCCTGCGAGCGCCGTCATGCTCACCGTCTGGCCGGCCTGCCCGGTGGTGATGCCGAGACCTGCGGCCATCTCGGTGAGTACCCCGTTGGGTAGAAACTCACTCGTGACGAGCAGAAAGCTCATCGCCATCAGCGTGAGTAGGGCGGTGTAGGGCATGGGGTGTTGCTTCGCCGACAGTTCGCCGGCGACTGGGATGGGCGCGGTTGTGGTCATGGTTCTAGCGTTCCAGTGCGTAGGCCGGGCCGCCCGACCTGGCGAACCCGCTTCCCGACCGAACGTGCACAGAGCGCACCGGGCGCAGCACCCGGCGCGCCTCTGGTTAGACGTTGTCGAGCGCGGTTCGCAGATCCGCGATGAGGTCCCTAGGCGATTCGAGCCCTACCGAGAGCCTGAGGAGGCCCGGTGTGATCCCGAGGCGCTCGTTGATCTCGGGCGCGAACGTCGCGTGCGTCGAGCTCAGCGGGTGAATGATCATCGAGCGGGTGTCGCCGATGCCAGTCATCCGCGAGAAGACCCGCAGCCCATCGACGAAGGCGCGCGCACCGTCGATCCCGCCGCGCACAGTCACGCCAAACACCGACCCTGTGCGGGCACCGAGCCCGTTCGATGCAAGCCCGTAGTCGCGCACCGCCAGATCGTACAGCGGTGACGAGGGAAGCCCCGCGTAGTCGACTGACTCGATCTCCGGCTGCGCCTCAAGCCACGCGGCAATCTCAAGCGAGGAATTCACGTGCCGCTCCATGCGCAGCGACAGCGTCTCCATGCCCTGATGCAGCAGGAAACCATTGAACGGCGACAGCGACGGCCCGATGTCGTTCACCACCGCCTCGCGTGCGGCGCGCGCATACGCGCCGGGCCCGAAGCGATCAACCATCGAGCCAAGCCCCGGCTTCACATCAGTGATGAACGGGTACGAGCGGCCCGCAGCCTGCGCGGCGTTCCAATCGAAGTTACCGCCGTCGACGATCGCACCGCCAACCGCTGCACCGTGGCCGGTGAGGAACTTGGTCGTCGAGTGCACCACAATGTTCGCGCCGTGCTCGATCGGCCGGATGAGTGCCGGGCTCCCGACAGTGTTGTCGACGATGAGTGGCAGGTTGTGCTTCGCTGCGACCGCGGCGATGCGGCGTAAGTCGGTGACATCGTTGCGCGGGTTCGGGATCGTCTCGGTGTAGATCGCCTTCGTGTTGGGGTGGATTGCCCGCTCCCACTCGGCGTCGTCATCGGCGTCCCAGACATAGTCGACCTCGATGCCGAAGCGCTTGAAGCTGCGCCCGAAGAGGATGCGCGTCCCGCCGTAGATCGACGCGGTCGATGCGATCCTGTCGCCGTTCTGCGCGAGTGTGAAGAGCGCGGAGGAGATCGCGGCCTGGCCGCTCGACACCGCGACCGTGGCCGACCCGCCCTCGAGCGACGCGAGGCGCGCCTCGGCGACGCCGTTCGTCGGGTTGCCCTGGCGCGAGTAGATCGGATCGATGCTGCGTCCCGCGAAGCGGTCGACCTGATCGTCGAAGCTCTCGAACACGTAGCCTGCCGAGAGCGCGATCGGCGGCACGCGCAGGCCCGTGTTGAGATCGGGGTACTCGCCAGCGTGCACCTGACGGGTGTCGAAGTCGAAGCCCTCCCAGTCAGAGACGGGCTGTGCTGGTTCGGCCATGACTATGCCTCCTGGGTGAGTGCAGCGGTGGACGCGGGCGTGGTGGGTGCGGGCGCGGTTGAACTTGGCGCGCCGGAGCTTGGCTCGGTGGGTCCCGGCGTGCGAGCGGGCAGGATCGAGGCGATGCGCCGCACCGCCTCGCGGATCGTGTCGGGCGCGCACGCGAGGTTCAGACGAACGTGGCCCGCCCCCGCCGCGCCAAAGAACGCGCCATTGTTCAGCGCGACCTTCGCGTCTTCGAGCACCCGCGTGTATGGGTCGTCGCCGAGCCCAGCGTCGCGCAGGTCGAGCCACGCGAGGTAGCCAGCGCGCGGTACGGCGAGGTGCACGCCCGGAAGCTCGGCCGGCACGAGCTCGGCGAGCAGCGAGACATTCGCCTCGATCTGCGCGACGGCGCGGTCGAGCCAGTCGCGGCCGTCATTGAACGCGGCGACCGAGGCGTGCAGACCAAGGATGCTGGCGCGGGTCACGGTCTCGGGCGGCAAGTCTGCGAGCACCCGGTTCGCTCGGTCATCCGCCGCGACGATGACCGCGCATTTGGTACCCGCGATGTTCCAGCCCTTGCTCGCCGAGATCGTGGTGACCGAGAGCGCGCCGGCTGCCGCAGCGAGCGGGGCGAACGGCGTGAACGTCACGCCCGAGTGTGTGAGCGGGGCGTGGATCTCGTCTGACACGACTGCGACCCCGTGCGCCGCGGCAAGCCGTGCAAGCTCAGTGAGCTCATCGCGTGTATACGCAATGCCGTGCGGATTGTGCGGGTTGCAGAGCAGGAACACGTCGGCGCCGGCGGCGAACTCGCGCTCGATTGCCGCGAGGTCGAGACCGGCCGGGGCGTGCCCGTCTGACGCAGAGCCCGTGGTGAGCGGCACCTCCGCGATCTCGAACGGCAGTTCTTCGAGCATCTCGAAGAACCCGGGGTAGACGGGCGTTGGCACCACGACTCGGGTGCCGTTCGGCGCGAGCACACGCAGCGACTCAACGACGCCCGTGGCGACATCGGTTGCGAGGTGGATCCGCTCGTGCGGCACCTCCCAGCCCCAGCGATCGCGTGCGAAGTCGGCAAACGCGCCAGCGAGCGGACCCGGCCCGTCGAGATAGCCGAGGTCAGAGGCCTCGATCCGCTCGACGAGCGTGCGTCGAATTTCGGGCGCAACCGCGAAGTCCATCTCTGCAACGAAGAGGGGCAACGTATCTTCGGGGAACCGTGTCCACTTCAGGCTCGTACGCTGCGTGCGCAGCAGCGCTGGGTCGAGCTCGGCGAACGGTACGCCGCTCGGGTCTGCACTCTGGGTCTCCAAACAGTCGGCCATGCCACTCATCATGCACGCGACTCGCGTGGCGCGCGAGGACGGAGGTAACGCGGCGTCACGAAGCGCCGCGCCCCCGTCTCCCTGCCTTGCGGCTACGTCCGCGTGAGTGTGCGCACGATTCCTGAGGTCAGCGCCTCGAGCGGGCCGCGCTTGCCCGTCACCGAGAGGATGACACCGATGACGAGCACTCCCGCAAGCTGGACTCCGAACGCGCCGAGACCGGCGACCCACCAATTCGCTCCGTCTGGCATCTCGACGCCGGCGTAGAGCGGCGCGTAGACGAGGGCGGTCGCGAGCAGGTGTAGCGTGTAGATCGTGAGCGGGGCGGCACCCGCAGCGCGGAATACGTCTGTGAAGCGGCTGGGGCCCCGGTCGTGGGTGTCGAACAGGGTGACGAGCAGCCCGATGACGGCGAGTGCGATACCCACTGTGCGAAGCATTTCGGCCGGTGAACCCGAGTGGGGCGCGGCGATGAGCTGCGACCAGAGCTCGGGAGAGTTTGGCGAGCCGAACTGCTGCATGCCGAGGTATTCGACGAATGTCGCCATGTCGAGGCCGTCGGGTGCAGAGACGCCGAACCGCGCGAGGTTCGCGAGCGTCCAGTTCGAGATGAGCGTCGCCGCCGTCGCGAGGAGCGCACCGAACGCTGCGAGCCCGAGAGCCGAGCGGCCGAGTGTGCCGCGGGCGTTCGCCGCGAGCAGGGCTCTGGCAATCAGGATGCCGACGAGCAGGTAGGCAACCCAGGTGATTGCGGGGTAGACGCCGGTGAGGATCATTCCGCGCAGCGTCTCGAACGGCGCGTCGGCGACAGACTCAAACGAGGGCGATCCCGCCTCCTCGACGATGTCGAGTGCACTTCTGGCGGTCGCATTCACGAAGCCGCCGCCGAGCCAGAGGGCGCCAGCGGCGACCCCGATCAGCCAGGATGGGGCGACGATGAAGACCGCGACGAGAATCATCGCAACGCCGTAGTAGCTGAGCACGACAATGATTGGCACGTCGAGCGCGCCGAGCGCGAGACCGAGGACCATGAGGATCACACCGCGCAGCATGATCGATGCGATGGCCGCGCCAGGCCTTCCGGCGCTCAGCGCGCGCCGGCTGGCGAACACGGCGCTGATGCCTCCAAGCACAGCGAACAGGGCGGCAGCGATCCCGCTCGTGAGCGTCGTTGCGATCTCGCCCGCTCGCTGGTTGAGCTCGGACGCGGTCGGATCCATTTCGGAGACCGCGACCAGGTGATTTGCCATCATGCCGAGGACGGCGAGAAACCTGGCGAGGTCAATTCCGACGTAGCGTGCCGCCCCGCGGCCTGTGCCCGCTTTCGGGCGCGTCAATGACGGTGCAGTTCGTTCCATGGTCTCCAGTCTGCACGGGAGGTCCACTCCCGCGCGTCAGCCCGTGGGGTCACGCGTGTGGCACCAGGGTACCGTCGCAGTTAGGAGGCGCGCCGAATGTGGTCGCGCGCGTGTTCGAGCGCGGGCTCAAGCTCGTCGAAAAGGTGGTGGGGATCGCGCAGCGAGCGGATCACCCCGAGGCGTTCCAGCAGCGTCCGGTGGTGAGCCTGCACGCCCTTGATGAGCACGGTGACGCCGCGGCGCTCGAGGCTCGTGACGAGCCCGGCGAGGGCGTTCGCGCCCGTGGCGTCGATGATCTGGAGGTCGGAGAGGCGGAGGATTGCAACCTCGACGCCAGGCTCGTCGGAGATTGCCTCGACGAGTCTGTCGGCTGCGCCAAAGAAGAGGGAGCCCTCGACGCGGAAGAGCGCGATCCGCTCGTCGCCTTCGGCAGCCTCGCCGGGGAGTGTCTCGCGAGTCGCGACGCTCATGTTGCCCAGTGTGCGAAGCGCGAAGAACGCCGCGACGGCCACGCCGATTCCGACGGCGACGACAAGGTCAACGCTCACTGTGATGAGCAGAGTGACAGCGAATGTCGCGGCACTCGACTTGCCTGAACTAAAGACTCGCCGCGCTGTCTGCCACGACACCATGCGCGCCGCTGTCATCATCAGCACGCCGGCGAGTGCGGCGAGCGGAATCGCCCCGACGATCGGGGCAGCGACGAGTACGACAAGTAGGAGCGCGAGCGCGTGCACGATCGCAGCGACTCGCGTACGGGCGCCTGAGCGGACGTTTACCGCAGTGCGCGCAATCGCCCCGGTCGCAGGCATCCCACCAAAGAGGCCTGACGCGACGGACGCGAGGCCCTGCCCAAACAGTTCACGGTCGGCGTTCACGGGCCCCGTGTCTGCGATCGTCGCGGCAACGCGAGCCGAGAGCAGCGATTCGATTGCCGCGAGGGCCGCGACTGCCGCAGCCGGGCCAGCGAGCGAGGCGAGCATTGCCGCATCAAATGCTGGAAGCGTTGGGGCTGGCAGCGAACTCGGCAGCTCCCCGATATTCGGGAGCGCCGAGCCCATAAGCACCGCGGCGACCGAGACAACGAGAATCGCGACGAACGACGACGGGAAGCCAGGTGCGAACCTGTCGAGGAGCAGCATGATGAGCGCCACGGCGGCAACCGCGGAGAGGGGGAGGAGCGCCTCCGGCCAGCTCGCCTCGGTGATTGTCTGCCACGCGGCCACGACGGCGTTTGACGAGTGGCCCGTGTTCTCCACGCCGAGTGCCGCCGGAACCTGTTGGAGAAAGATGATGATGCCGATGCCCGCCGTGAATCCCTCGATCACTGGCCACGGGATGTAGCTCACGGCGCGGCCAAGCCTGAATACACCGGCAGCGACGACCATGAGGCCCGCCATGAGACTGACGACGGCGACGGCCGCTGGGCCGTGCAGCACGACGATGGGGGCGAGCACCACGACCATCGCCCCCGTGGGGCCTGAGACCTGAACGTTCGAGCCGCCGAACACGGCGGCGACGAGCCCAGCGACGATGGCGGTGATGAGCCCCGCTTCGGCGCCAACACCGGAGCTCACGCCAAACGCGAGGGCGAGTGGCAGCGCGACAATACCGACGGTGAGGCCGGCTACGAGGTCGCCGCGCCAGCCTGCCTTGAGGCCGCGGTAGTCGTCTCGAGAGGGAAGCAGGGAGCGAAGCCCCGCAAGAATTGAGGACACGTGTCGCCTTTCTCCTTGTCCTTCAATCATGCCCCACTCCCGCCCCGTGATCATTTGTTAATAGGAATTTCAAAAGAAAAGCTGGGCCGGAGACCCAGCTCAGGGATAGTCTGATCCAGAAAATAGCAAATAAGGGGAACCGATGGATATCTTCCTTTTCATTACGCAGTTGCTCGTTGTGCTCGCGTGCATCGTGATGGGCACGCGTTCGAGCGGTGTCGGGCTCGGACTGTGGGGCGGCACCGGCGTCGCGATCCTCGTCTTTGTCTTCGGGCTCGCCCCCGGAGCTCCGCCAGTCGACGCGCTACTCATCGTCCTCTCGGTGGTGCTCGCATCGTCGATGATGCAAGCCGCTGGCGGTATCGACTGGATGGTGTCGATCGCGGCGAAGGTGATCGCGAAGAACCCGAAGCAGATCACGCTCATCGCGCCGCTCACCGCGTTCCTCTTCTCGGTCGGCGCCGGCACCTCGAACATTCTCTACCCCTTGCTTCCCGTGATCTACGACCTGTCGTACCGAAACGGCATCCGCCCCTCGCGGCCGCTCTCGCTCTCTGTCGTTGCTACGGGCGTCGCGCTCGCCTGTAGCCCGGTCTCGGCGGCGATGGCAGCGATGATCGCCCTCACTGATACGGCGCCGTGGAACTTCGAGCTCATGGACATCATCAAGGTGACGCTCCCCGCAGCGATCGTCGGCATCTTCCTGGCGAGCCTGTTCGTTCGTCGCCTCGGTAAGGACATCGCCGACGACCCCGAGATCCAGGCGAAGATCGCCTCGGGCAAGCTCGTCGCCCCTGGTGCGACCGCGACCGAGGTGAAAGCCGAGGTTACAGTGACCACGCAGGGCCGCTGGGCAGCAATCATCTTCTTGTTGGGCGTGCTCGCGATCGTGATCTTCGGCCTCTTCTCGGGCCTCCGCCCGCTCACTGGCGAGGGCAACCCGATCTCAATGACGCCAATCATTGAGATCATCATGTTCGTCGCGGGTACGCTCATCATGCTCGTGTCGAAGCCGAAGGTGTCAGAGATCCCGACAATGACTGTGTTCCGCGCCGGTATGGTCTCGGCGATTGCACTCTTCGGCCTCGCGTGGCTCACAAACACGTTCCTGGGCGAGCACTCGCAGCTCGTCGCTGATGGCATCGGCGGCCTCGTCGACACCGCCCCGTGGATCTTCGCGCTCGGCGTCTTCCTCGTCTGTGTGCTGACGACGAGCCAGTCGACCGCCACGAACTCGATTGTGCCGATCGGCCTCGCTGCAGGAATCCCGCTTGGCCTCATGAGCGGCATGTGGGCTGGCGCGTTCGCAGGCATCTACCTGCTTCCGACAAACGGTTCACAGATCGCCGCGGCGAACTTCGACGAGTCGGGCTCCACGAAGCTCGGCACGAAGCTCGTGGACCACTCCTTCTTCCTGCCGACACTGATTCTTGCCGTGGCGACGATCGCCGTCGGCTCGCTGTTTGGCGTGATCTGGGGCGGCTAACCTCAGCACCAACGGCTCGGGCCTCGGCGGATTCGTTCCGCCGAGGCCCGTGCTGTTCGGCCCCGACTGTAACCGGTCGCCCCGTGGGCTACGCAGCAGGTTGCCGCAGGAAGCTCTGCACCGTCGGTGAGCCGGGGATGTGGATCTGCTTCGCAGCGACGTAGCCGAGCCGCTCGTAGCGGGCGTCGTTCGCGGGGTTTGAAGACTCGAGGTAGGTCTGCATTCCCGCCGCATCGTAGCGTTCGAGCGCCGCTGAGACGAGCCGCATGCCGATTCCAAGCCCGCGCGCCCCAGGTGCGACCGCGAGCAGCGAAAGGTAGGCGTGAGGCTCGGTGGGGCGCGCCTCGGCAAAGAGCTCGCCCTCGTTGAGAAGCGAATCGGCGGCCGCGTCGCCGATCGTGCTTCGCAGCAGCGCTTCGTAGGCCGGCTCGTCGTTCACGTGCACCTCGTTCTCGCCCGGCGGGAACCATGTCGAGACGGCGCCGAGGGAGCCGTCGGGGAGCACAGCTACGAGCGGTTCGCCGTACTTCACCGCCTGGTCCGCCATGAACCGCCAGTGGGCGAGCGCATGCGCCGCCCTGTCGGGGTGCTCAGGGAAGACCGGGCCCCAGACCGGGTCGTCATTAAACCCGTCGCGCAGGATCGCTGCAGTCTCGTCGAGGTCCGACTCCCGCAAGGGGCGAACTGTAAAGGAAGCTGTGCCGCTTGTCATGGCCTGATCCTACTGCGAGCGAAGCCTCGTCGCGCCTCTGCGCTGCGACGTAGTTCCGCGCGAGACTGTGTCGGTGCGATCCGGCGCGGCGCCGGCTACGCCGTGGCGGCGCGGAACGCGTCCCAGGATCGCTTGCACGCCTGGGCGATCTCGTCGATGTGGGCCGGATCCTCTTCGATCCACTCGGTGCCAGGCTCCTGCAGTTCAGCTGCAGCGGCGTCTCCGAGCAGGAACTCGCGCAGGAACTCGGCCTGCACCGCGCCGAGTCGCAATCCCGCGGCGTCGGCCTCTGCCCGCATCGCACCGAATCGCTCGCCCGCGGCGCGGATCTCCTCGCTGCCGAGGTACGGCTGGTTCAGCAGCACGTCGTCCGGGGTTGCCGCACCAAAACCCTCGCGATGCGCAGCTGCGAGCGCGCGCAGCGCAGCTGGATCCATCGTCGGGCGATCCTCGGGGTCGCGCTCCTCGCCGTCGTGGTCGCCACGGTTTGAGAGTGCGACGATGGCGGGCAGGCGATCCTTCTCGGCGCGCTCGACGTTCACGGCGCCCTCGCGGGTCGTCGTCGTGTTCATGGTGTCGTGGAACGAGAGGCGGGTGAATGAGCCGCCCCGCTCAAGCCCCTGAGCGACGAATCTGTCGGTGAGCTCCTCGCGGGTGCGCTCGTACACGCCGAGCCCCTGCTCGGCAGTCTCGGCGAACGCGTCGACGAGGCGCTGCAGCCCCTCGTCGGTGCCCGGGATCTCGAGGATCGGGAAGAACGAGAACGTCACCGGGCGGATCGCGTCCACGCCCGTGAGGTCGACCTTCTGCCACGCTCCGGCCTCGCGCACTCGCTCAATCGCGGCGGCGAGATCGGAGCGCACATCGGCAGGCTTCTTGCGGTTTGGGTCGCGGATGAGTCGCGGGTGCGGGTTGATCACGGCGACGATGCGCGGATCGATCTCGGCCCAGCGGCGCACGATCGCGGCTGTAGCGACATCGCTGAAGTCATACTGGAGCCTGCGCGTGAGCGCTGGCGAGAGGAACTCGGCAAGCTCCTCTGGGATCGCGGCACCCGAGTGCGGGGTTGCGACGAGCAGGTCGGCGTCGGCGATCGCCTCATCGAGCGTGCGGGTGTCGGAGTTCGCGTAGTGGGTGATCTGCTCGGGAGTGAAGACGGTCCCGCGCGGGATCAGATCGAGTGCGTCATTGCCTGTTCGCTCAGTGCTCATGCGATCAGAATATCCACAGCCGACACCAAAGAACAGGGCCGATTATGCGCGGCCGCGGTTGCGCCGGCGGATCGCCGTCGGCGGCCGGCCACCGACGAACGACGCGCCCGAATCAACGACGTAGCCCTGCTTCAACGCCTCGCGGCCGATGAGCATCCGAAACACCATTTCCTCGCGGTCAGTCAACGTGACCTCGACAGGAACGACACGGCCAACAAGCCCAAGATCCATCACGACCACGAGCCTGTCTTGGGTGTGCCCCGACGAGCTTCGAACCGTGCGTCGATCATGGATTGGAAGCTCGACCTCGACCTCGTCGAGTTCGCCCTCCTGCCAGGGCTGCACGGTGAATCTCACCCATGGCTCTTGGCCGCGTTCGAAAGGAGTAATGTTGCCCGCGTGCAAGGCCGAGGTTTGCGCCCCGGTGTCGATTTTGGCCTTGATCCACGGCACTCCGATTCCGGGCAGGCTCACCCATTCACGCCAGCCCGTCAGGGTGCTTGAATAGTATTCGTCCACGACTTCTATCTTGGCAGGAAATCACCTTGAAACTGGCGATTCTTTCGCGCGCCCCTCAGGCGTACTCGACGCAGCGCCTTCGCGCGGCCGCAGAACAGCGCGGTCACAATGTGAAGGTGCTCAACACCCTTCGCTTTGCGATCGACCTCGCGACGGATGAGCCCGACTTGAGATATCGCGGCAAGCTCTTGAGCGACTACGACGCGATCCTGCCGCGTATTGGCAACTCGATCACGTACTTCGGTACCGCCGTCGTGCGGCAGTTCGAGCAGATGGACGTCTACACGCCGAACACCGCGAACGGAATTTCGAATGCGCGCGACAAGCTGCGGGCCATCCAGATCCTGTCGCGGCACTCCATCGAGATGCCGCCGACAGCATTCGTGCGCAATCGCGCGGATGTTCGGCCCGCGATCGAGTCCGTTGGCGGCGCGCCAGTTGTTATCAAGCTGCTCGAGGGCACACAGGGAATCGGCGTGATTCTCGCGCCCCAGGTGAAGGTTGCCGAAGCGATCATCGAGACGCTGCACTCGACCCAGCAGAACGTGCTCATCCAGAAGTTCATCGCCGAGAGCCGTGGTCGCGACATTCGCGCGCTCGTCGTTGGCGATCGAGTTGTCGCGGCGATGCGCCGCGTCGCGTCGGGCGACGAGTTTCGGTCGAACGTGCACCGCGGCGGCACCGTCGAGCCCGTGCAGCTCGACCCAGCCTACGAACAGACGGCGGTGCGCGCCGCCCAAATCATGGGGCTGCGCGTCGCCGGCGTCGACATGCTCGAGGGGGACGACGGTCCACTCGTTATGGAAGTGAACTCCTCGCCAGGCCTCCAAGGCATCGAGACTGCGACCGATCTCGACGTCGCCGGGGCGATCATCGACTACATCGCCAACCAGGTGAACTTCCCCGAGATTGACGTGCGCCAGCGCCTGTCGGTCTCGACAGGCTATGGTGTGGCGGAGCTCGCGATGCATGCCGGGGCGGAGCATGTCGGCAAGCCGCTCGGCGAGCTCGGATTGTGGGAGCGAGACATCACCGTGTTGACGCTGCACCGCGGCGTGCAGGTGATCCCGAACCCGCGCAAGCACGTCGTACTCGAGCCCGAAGATCGGCTCCTCTGCTTCGGCAAGCTCGAAGAGATGCGATCAATGATCCCTGAGCGGCCGCGCCGTCGCGCGCGCGTGCGCAAGCTTCCGCCGGAGGCCCAGGACCTCGTCGACGGCTAGTAGTGCAATGAAGGGTGACCTTGCTTCCCTGATTCGGCGTCTCGCGGAAGGCAAAGCGATTCCCGAGCGGGAGATTCATGCCGTCGCTGAGCCGGGGGTCGCAGACGCCCTCGTCGAGCTGGTGCGGCGCACCGCCACGCTCAGACAGCGCAGCACCGAGCTTCGTGCCGTTATGTCGTCGACTCGGGACCTTCTCACAACCACCGACGCTGAACTCTTGCTGCAGCGCATCGTCGACAGGGCGCACGAGCTCATTGACCTCGACATTGCGTACCTGTCGGTGTACGACTCGAGCAATGAGGAACTCTATGTTCGGGCG
Above is a window of Leucobacter aridicollis DNA encoding:
- a CDS encoding MFS transporter — translated: MTTTAPIPVAGELSAKQHPMPYTALLTLMAMSFLLVTSEFLPNGVLTEMAAGLGITTGQAGQTVSMTALAGLITALVVGSLFPRIDRRSLLIWMALLGAASNALVALAPSFWLILVARFMLGAALSTFWSMSISAASSLVGPARLGRALMFTSGGVSLATVAGVPAGVMLSNAFDWRVVFAIIGAAMLLLAVSLRATLPRIPAMKSGGFAALGRALRVPGVSLGLGGHVLVVLGHFAAYTYIRLALERVTDATGAPLTPATIVMLLAMFGAGGFIGNFVIGLVVDRAFKQLSMLAPVVIATAAFVVLAAPGALWAVGIAVTVWGFFFASWLLVVNTWAGHRLPDALEAGGSLVVVGFQGAIFLAAAGGGILSDAAGITTVYVAAIVILVCGSALFGVSHRGRQ
- a CDS encoding O-acetylhomoserine aminocarboxypropyltransferase/cysteine synthase family protein, with the translated sequence MAEPAQPVSDWEGFDFDTRQVHAGEYPDLNTGLRVPPIALSAGYVFESFDDQVDRFAGRSIDPIYSRQGNPTNGVAEARLASLEGGSATVAVSSGQAAISSALFTLAQNGDRIASTASIYGGTRILFGRSFKRFGIEVDYVWDADDDAEWERAIHPNTKAIYTETIPNPRNDVTDLRRIAAVAAKHNLPLIVDNTVGSPALIRPIEHGANIVVHSTTKFLTGHGAAVGGAIVDGGNFDWNAAQAAGRSYPFITDVKPGLGSMVDRFGPGAYARAAREAVVNDIGPSLSPFNGFLLHQGMETLSLRMERHVNSSLEIAAWLEAQPEIESVDYAGLPSSPLYDLAVRDYGLASNGLGARTGSVFGVTVRGGIDGARAFVDGLRVFSRMTGIGDTRSMIIHPLSSTHATFAPEINERLGITPGLLRLSVGLESPRDLIADLRTALDNV
- a CDS encoding MalY/PatB family protein, whose product is MADCLETQSADPSGVPFAELDPALLRTQRTSLKWTRFPEDTLPLFVAEMDFAVAPEIRRTLVERIEASDLGYLDGPGPLAGAFADFARDRWGWEVPHERIHLATDVATGVVESLRVLAPNGTRVVVPTPVYPGFFEMLEELPFEIAEVPLTTGSASDGHAPAGLDLAAIEREFAAGADVFLLCNPHNPHGIAYTRDELTELARLAAAHGVAVVSDEIHAPLTHSGVTFTPFAPLAAAAGALSVTTISASKGWNIAGTKCAVIVAADDRANRVLADLPPETVTRASILGLHASVAAFNDGRDWLDRAVAQIEANVSLLAELVPAELPGVHLAVPRAGYLAWLDLRDAGLGDDPYTRVLEDAKVALNNGAFFGAAGAGHVRLNLACAPDTIREAVRRIASILPARTPGPTEPSSGAPSSTAPAPTTPASTAALTQEA
- a CDS encoding heparan-alpha-glucosaminide N-acetyltransferase domain-containing protein produces the protein MERTAPSLTRPKAGTGRGAARYVGIDLARFLAVLGMMANHLVAVSEMDPTASELNQRAGEIATTLTSGIAAALFAVLGGISAVFASRRALSAGRPGAAIASIMLRGVILMVLGLALGALDVPIIVVLSYYGVAMILVAVFIVAPSWLIGVAAGALWLGGGFVNATARSALDIVEEAGSPSFESVADAPFETLRGMILTGVYPAITWVAYLLVGILIARALLAANARGTLGRSALGLAAFGALLATAATLISNWTLANLARFGVSAPDGLDMATFVEYLGMQQFGSPNSPELWSQLIAAPHSGSPAEMLRTVGIALAVIGLLVTLFDTHDRGPSRFTDVFRAAGAAPLTIYTLHLLATALVYAPLYAGVEMPDGANWWVAGLGAFGVQLAGVLVIGVILSVTGKRGPLEALTSGIVRTLTRT
- a CDS encoding SulP family inorganic anion transporter, with protein sequence MSSILAGLRSLLPSRDDYRGLKAGWRGDLVAGLTVGIVALPLALAFGVSSGVGAEAGLITAIVAGLVAAVFGGSNVQVSGPTGAMVVVLAPIVVLHGPAAVAVVSLMAGLMVVAAGVFRLGRAVSYIPWPVIEGFTAGIGIIIFLQQVPAALGVENTGHSSNAVVAAWQTITEASWPEALLPLSAVAAVALIMLLLDRFAPGFPSSFVAILVVSVAAVLMGSALPNIGELPSSLPAPTLPAFDAAMLASLAGPAAAVAALAAIESLLSARVAATIADTGPVNADRELFGQGLASVASGLFGGMPATGAIARTAVNVRSGARTRVAAIVHALALLLVVLVAAPIVGAIPLAALAGVLMMTAARMVSWQTARRVFSSGKSSAATFAVTLLITVSVDLVVAVGIGVAVAAFFALRTLGNMSVATRETLPGEAAEGDERIALFRVEGSLFFGAADRLVEAISDEPGVEVAILRLSDLQIIDATGANALAGLVTSLERRGVTVLIKGVQAHHRTLLERLGVIRSLRDPHHLFDELEPALEHARDHIRRAS
- a CDS encoding anaerobic C4-dicarboxylate transporter, whose translation is MDIFLFITQLLVVLACIVMGTRSSGVGLGLWGGTGVAILVFVFGLAPGAPPVDALLIVLSVVLASSMMQAAGGIDWMVSIAAKVIAKNPKQITLIAPLTAFLFSVGAGTSNILYPLLPVIYDLSYRNGIRPSRPLSLSVVATGVALACSPVSAAMAAMIALTDTAPWNFELMDIIKVTLPAAIVGIFLASLFVRRLGKDIADDPEIQAKIASGKLVAPGATATEVKAEVTVTTQGRWAAIIFLLGVLAIVIFGLFSGLRPLTGEGNPISMTPIIEIIMFVAGTLIMLVSKPKVSEIPTMTVFRAGMVSAIALFGLAWLTNTFLGEHSQLVADGIGGLVDTAPWIFALGVFLVCVLTTSQSTATNSIVPIGLAAGIPLGLMSGMWAGAFAGIYLLPTNGSQIAAANFDESGSTKLGTKLVDHSFFLPTLILAVATIAVGSLFGVIWGG
- a CDS encoding GNAT family N-acetyltransferase, which gives rise to MTSGTASFTVRPLRESDLDETAAILRDGFNDDPVWGPVFPEHPDRAAHALAHWRFMADQAVKYGEPLVAVLPDGSLGAVSTWFPPGENEVHVNDEPAYEALLRSTIGDAAADSLLNEGELFAEARPTEPHAYLSLLAVAPGARGLGIGMRLVSAALERYDAAGMQTYLESSNPANDARYERLGYVAAKQIHIPGSPTVQSFLRQPAA